One genomic region from Tachysurus vachellii isolate PV-2020 chromosome 22, HZAU_Pvac_v1, whole genome shotgun sequence encodes:
- the LOC132838149 gene encoding transcription factor HES-5-like: protein MWQPYIPHCVSKLSHWLQTVRNSNKPKTHTFIWRFGSINRGDAASTNQTHSTQRDLQHRDTAMAPTITSALNISNEQLPLNNKLRKPMVEKMRRDRINSSIEQLKSLLAPEFLNQQPDSKLDKGDILEMTVSLLKGHKHRPVFSTSSAAVNQGFSRCVHDIVHLLSKDEVKTQSQRKLLNHFQNLQPSSDENRRESVLAQLSSTEQQIISKEKTSVKSSLWRPW, encoded by the exons ATGTGGCAGCCCTACATTCCTCATTGTGTGTCCAAGCTCTCCCATTGGCTCCAAACTGTGAGAAACTCCAACAAGCCCAAGACCCACACATTCATATGGAGATTTGGGAGTATAAATAGAGGAGATGCTGCCAGTACAAATCAGACTCACTCTACACAGAGAGATctacagcacagagacacagccATGGCACCAACCATCACTTCAGCACTGAACATCTCAAACGAGCAGCTACCTCTGAACAACAAG CTGAGGAAGCCGATGGTGGAGAAGATGCGCAGAGATCGTATCAACAGCAGCATTGAGCAGCTGAAGTCTCTCCTGGCTCCAGAGTTCCTCAACCAGCAGCCTGACTCCAAACTGGATAAAGGAGATATCCTGGAGATGACAGTCAGCTTACTGAAAGGACATAAGCATCGGCCTGTATTCTCCACCAGCTCAGCAGCTGTCAATCAAGGCTTCTCTAGATGTGTCCATGACATTGTCCACTTGCTGTCCAAAGATGAGGTGAAGACACAGAGCCAGAGAAAACTGCTGAACCACTTCCAGAACCTGCAGCCATCTTCAGATGAGAACAGGAGGGAAAGTGTTCTGGCTCAGCTGAGCTCTACAGAGCAGCAGATCATCAGCAAAGAGAAGACATCAGTTAAGAGCTCCCTCTGGAGGCCCTGGTAA
- the LOC132838184 gene encoding transcription factor HES-5-like translates to MWQPYIPHCVSKLSHWLQTVRNSNKPKTHTFKWRFGSINRGDAASTNQTHSIQRDLQHRDTAMAQTITSAMNISNEQLPLNNKLRKLMVEKMRRDRINSSIEQLKSLLAPEFLNQQPDSKMEKGDILEMTVSFLKRHKHQPAFSSSSAAVNQGFSRCIHDIVHFLSKDEVKTQSQRKLLNHFQNLQPSSDDNRRESVLAQLSSTEQQIISKETTSVKSSLWRPW, encoded by the exons ATGTGGCAGCCCTACATTCCTCATTGTGTGTCCAAGCTCTCCCATTGGCTCCAAACTGTGAGAAACTCCAACAAGCCCAAGACCCACACATTCAAATGGAGATTTGGGAGTATAAATAGAGGAGATGCAGCCAGTACAAATCAGACTCACTCTATACAGAGAGATctacagcacagagacacagccATGGCACAAACCATCACTTCAGCAATGAACATCTCAAATGAGCAGCTACCTCTGAACAACAAG CTGAGAAAGCTGATGGTGGAGAAGATGCGCAGAGATCGTATCAACAGCAGCATTGAGCAGCTGAAGTCTCTCCTGGCTCCAGAGTTCCTCAACCAGCAGCCTGACTCCAAAATGGAGAAAGGAGATATCCTGGAGATGACAGTCAGCTTCCTGAAACGACATAAGCATCAGCCTGCATTCTCCTCCAGCTCAGCAGCTGTCAATCAAGGCTTCTCCAGATGTATCCATGACATTGTCCACTTCCTGTCCAAAGATGAGGTGAAGACACAGAGCCAGAGAAAACTGCTGAACCACTTCCAGAACCTGCAGCCATCTTCAGACGATAACAGGAGGGAAAGTGTTCTGGCTCAGCTGAGCTCTACAGAACAGCAGATCATCAGCAAAGAGACGACTTCAGTTAAGAGCTCCCTCTGGAGGCCCTGGTAA
- the LOC132838196 gene encoding transcription factor HES-5-like yields MWQLYIPHCVSKLSHLLQTVRNSNKPKTHTFIWRFGSINRGDAASTNQTHSTQRDLQHRDTAMAPTITSALNISNEKLPLNNKLRKPMVEKMRRDRINQQPDSKLEKGDIVEMTVSFLRCEQQQQQPAFFSSSAVANQGFSRCVRNVVHLLSKEEVRTQSQRKLLNHFQNLQPSSDEIRRESVLAQLSSTEQQIISKEKTSVKSSLWRPW; encoded by the exons ATGTGGCAGCTCTACATTCCGCATTGTGTGTCCAAGCTCTCCCATTTGCTCCAAACTGTGAGAAACTCCAACAAGCCCAAGACCCACACATTCATATGGAGATTTGGGAGTATAAATAGAGGAGATGCAGCCAGTACAAATCAGACTCACTCTACACAGAGAGATctacagcacagagacacagccATGGCACCAACCATCACTTCAGCACTGAACATCTCAAATGAGAAGCTACCTCTGAACAACAAG CTGAGGAAGCCGATGGTGGAGAAGATGCGCAGAGATCGTATCAACCAACAGCCTGACTCTAAACTGGAGAAAGGAGATATTGTGGAGATGACAGTCAGCTTCCTGAGATGTgaacagcaacagcagcagcctgCATTCTTCTCCAGCTCAGCAGTTGCCAATCAAGGCTTCTCCAGATGTGTCCGTAACGTTGTCCACTTGTTGTCCAAAGAAGAGGTGAGGACACAGAGCCAGAGAAAACTGCTGAACCACTTCCAGAACCTGCAGCCATCTTCAGATGAGATCAGGAGGGAAAGTGTTCTGGCTCAGCTGAGCTCTACAGAGCAGCAGATCATCAGCAAAGAGAAGACATCAGTTAAGAGCTCCCTCTGGAGGCCCTGGTAA
- the LOC132838150 gene encoding transcription factor HES-5-like: MWQPYSPHCVSKLSHWLQTVRNSNKPKTHTFIWRFGSINRGDAASTNQTHSTQRDLQHRDTAMAPAITSALNISNEQLPLNNKLRKPMVEKMRRDRINSSIEQLKSLLAPEFLNQQPDSKLDKGDILEMTVSFLRRQQQQQPAFSSSSAAVNQGFSRCVHDIVHFLSKDEVKTQSQRKLLNHFQNLQPSSDENRRESVLAQLSSTEQQIISKEKTSVKSSLWRPW; this comes from the exons ATGTGGCAGCCCTACAGTCCTCATTGTGTGTCCAAGCTCTCCCATTGGCTCCAAACTGTGAGAAACTCCAACAAGCCCAAGACCCACACATTCATATGGAGATTTGGGAGTATAAATAGAGGAGATGCAGCCAGTACAAATCAGACTCACTCTACACAGAGAGATctacagcacagagacacagccATGGCACCAGCCATCACTTCAGCACTGAACATCTCAAATGAGCAGCTACCTCTGAACAACAAG CTGAGGAAGCCGATGGTGGAGAAGATGCGTAGAGATCGTATCAACAGCAGCATTGAGCAGTTAAAGTCTCTCCTGGCTCCAGAGTTCCTCAACCAGCAGCCTGACTCCAAACTGGATAAAGGAGATATCCTGGAGATGACAGTCAGCTTCCTGAGacgacagcagcagcagcagcctgcATTTTCCTCCAGCTCAGCAGCTGTCAATCAAGGCTTCTCCAGATGTGTCCATGACATTGTCCACTTCCTGTCCAAAGATGAGGTGAAGACACAGAGCCAGAGAAAACTGCTGAACCACTTCCAGAACCTGCAGCCATCTTCAGATGAGAACAGGAGGGAAAGTGTTCTGGCTCAGCTGAGCTCTACAGAGCAGCAGATCATCAGCAAAGAGAAGACATCAGTTAAGAGCTCCCTCTGGAGGCCCTGGTAA